CTGGCCCAGGTGCACCGCCGTCCAGATGGTGCTGCGGGCGTACTCCGCAAAGGTCGCGGGGTGGTCGTTCGCATTGGCGGAATCGGCATGGAACAGCCCGGCGACCAGGGACACGACGACGCCGGCAAACGCCAGTGCGGCGGCCAGGTGCAAGGGTGCGCGGTGCGGTGTCCGCCGCCCCGATGCCGCGGGACTGTCCGGCCGGGAGCTTTGATTTCCCTCGGACCCGAGTTGCTTCATGGGCATCGCCCGCTTCGTGACGGCGCGCGGCTGCGCGCTGGGTGCGTTTAAGCGCAGGGTACGCCGGTTGCGCCCGCGGGGCCACCGTGTCCTGCGGCCCGGGATCTTGCCGCCAGCCCCGCCAGTCCCGCCGGCAACAACGGGACGCCGGCACGCGGATGGCGGGACACCCGCACGGATATCGTGCGAGGCTAGGGGGTATGGATCTGGAGGTGCCGCCCGCGCTCACGATCCCGGCGTCCGAACTCGGCTGGCGGTTTTCGCGGTCGTCCGGGCCGGGCGGCCAGCACGTCAACACCTCGGACAGCCGCGTCGAGCTGTCCTGGAATGTCGCCGAGTCCGGGGTGCTTTCGGACGGCCAACGGTTGCGGCTGGTCACGCGGCTGGGACAACGCCTCGTCGACGGGGTGCTCACGGTATCCGCGTCCGAGCGGCGCTCCCAGCTGCGCAACCGCGAGATCGCCCTGGCCAAGCTTTCCGCCCTCGTGGCAGAAGGCCTTGCTCCTGAGCCGGCCCGCCGCCGCGCCACAAAACCCACCCGGGCCTCGAACCGCCGCCGCCTCGCAGCGAAAGAGCAACGGGCAGCGACGAAGCAGCAGCGAAGGCGGCCGCCCGCCGAGTGACGCCGGACGGCCGGGAATGATTTGCCGCGCCTGCGCCTAGCCTCGGCTCCCGAGGCGCCGCCACCAGGGCCGCCGGGGTTCCGGTTCGGGCGCTGCAGCGGCAGCCGCGGCAGCCAGCGCGGCCCGGCGTTCGCGCCACCTCGCCAGCTCCGCGTCGACGTCGCGGGTCCGCGTGACCACCGGCGGCCCACCCTGAAGCTGCCTCCGGGCGTCGATCACCCGGGTGTTGAAGTCCGCCAGGATGTCCCGCACCTGTTTCTCCGAGAACTGCTCGTCCAGGCGGTCATCTAGTGCGGCATCCTCGGTGCGCAGCAGGATGGCCGTCGGGCCCAGCCCGGTGATGTTCTCGCGCTGGAGTAGCCCCTTCACCCACCAGTCCGGGTCGTACACCTCGCCGAGGCCCGGGACGGGTTTGCCGGCGTACTTCAGGTTGTCGAACTTACCCTGGGCCATGGCGTCGCGGATCAGGTATTCGGCCTTGGCGGCGTCGTCCACCGCGGCCCGTTTCTGCCGGAGTTCCTCCTCGGCCGCGCTGAGCTCGTCATTTTCCTGGACCGTGCTGCCGCTGGCCCGGATCGAGCGCAACTCCGCCGCCCGTTCCACCCGGCGCCGGAACGCCGAGCCTCCCCCGCCGCTCATGGGCCACCGTCCTTCCCGCCTGCGCGAATCCCGGGGCTGTGCCCGGGTTTGCCTTCCAGTATGCGCAACGACCGGGCGGCGGCAAAAGGTGCGGCCTCGATGAGATGGGAACCTGACACCCCGGTAACGCGGCGTTAATCCGCCCGTGCGAGGCTGGTGACTTCATCGCGGCGCACTAGGCCTTGCGCCGCCGGCCCGGCAGGACATGCCCCGGGGCTTGTCAGTCCCCGTCCATGCAGAGTACGAAGTCGGGAAACACGTGCCGTCCCGGCCGTCCGTCCACCTCGTCGATGGCCCGCCGGAGGTCCCCCAGTTGGTCCACGGTCATCTGCAGCGGGGGCTCGTCCGGCTGGTAGGTGGTGTAGACCGGGTAGTCGACGCCGGGCGCCCCAGTCATCTCAATGTGGCAGCCCAGGACGTGGCTGACCGGGTTCGCCGCGCAGAAACGCACCAGCAGGTCGATGGTGCGGACGAAGGCCGGCCAGTCGTGGATATAGAGGCGTCCGGGGTAGACGGTGTCGCCGGTCAGCAGGAACCCGGTGTACCTGTCGTAGAAGGTGACAGCGGCGCTGTGGTGCCCGGGGCTCGGCCAGCATTGCAGCACCCGCCCGCCCAGGTCCACCCGGGCCGGCGGGCCGCCGCCGTCGTCGTCCTCAAATCCGAAGAAGTCCCACGCGCTGGGCTGCCCGGCGTCCACCACGAGGGTACCGGGCCGGCCGGCGAACTGGCCGTCCCCCGCAACATGGTCGCCGTGCGGATGCGTGTGCAGGACCAGCAGCCCGTAGCCGTCGCGCGGGTGGGCTGCGAGCCAGGCCTCCATCAGGCCGTCGACGACGCGGCGGAGCGGGAAGAACTCGGCTGCGGCGGTGGCCCCGGTGTCGATCAGCACGGCCCGGGCATTGCCGAACAGCAGGAACATAAACGGCGCCTCGTAGTTAACCGCCATGTTCTGGCGGAGCACGAAGGTGTGTTCATCGTAGGCGTGGACCTGGATGTCCGGATCCGTGTTGTGCTTCGCGGACTCCGAGCCGTGGATCCAGGACACGTCGAGGGTGCCGGGCCGGGGCACGACGGAGGTGAAGTCGATCGCTGGAGCGCCCATCGCTACAGCCCCGGCAGGACCTGTTCGCGGACCTGCTTCCGGAGGATCTTGCCGAGCATCGAGCGCGGCAGGTCCTGGATGGGGACGATCCGGCGCGGAACCTTGTAGCCGGCGAGGTGCTCGCGGCAGTGGAGGCGCAGCGCTTCCTCGTCCAGTGCGGTGCCCGGTTCCAGTTCGACGGCGGCCACCACCAGTTCGCCGCCGCGTTCCAGCGGCTTGCCCACGACGGCGGCGTCCCGGACGTCCGGGTGCAGGCGCAGCACGGCTTCGACCTCGGTGGGCGAGACGTTGAAGCCACCGGTGATGATGAGTTCCTTGGCCCGGTCCACCACGGTGGTGAAGCCGTCCTCGTCCACGGTCACCACGTCGCCGGTTCGCAGCCAGCCGTCGGCGGTGAGGGTCTTCGCGGTCTCTTCCGGGTTGTTCCAGTAGCCCTGGAACACCTGCGGGCCCTTGATCAGCAGTTCGCCGGGCTGGCCTTGCGGGACCTCCACGGCGGGGTTTTCGAGGTCGACGACCTTCATGAGGGTTGAGGGGAACGGCACCCCGATGGTGCCGGTGCGGCGGGTCGGGTGGAAGGGGTTGCCGAGCGCCACCGGGGAGGATTCGGTCATACCGTAGCCCTCAACGAGCAGGCCGCCGGAGACCGATTCCCAGAGCTCCACCACGTGGTCCGGCAGGTTCATGGCGCCGGAAATGCAGTACTTGCAGGACCGCAGCGAGACGCCTTTCTCCTTCGCGGCCATGGCGGTGCGCTCGTAGATCGGCGGGACCGCACAGTAGATGGTGGCGGGCGATTTCTTCATCGCTGCCAGCACCAGGTCCGGGTCGAACTTGGGGAAGAGGACCAGCAGGCCCTGCTTGCGGATGCCGTAGGTCAGGTAGAGCGTCATGCCGAAGGCGTGGAACATCGGCAGGATCGCATAGAAGACTTCCTTGCGGTACTCGGCGCCGGCCATCCAGGCCTCGCCCTGCAGAGCGTTGGCGTAGAGGTTGAAGTGCGTGAGCATCGCCCCCTTGGGCCGGCCGGTGGTGCCCGAGGTGTACTGGATGGCGGCGAGGTCGGTTACCGCGGGGCGCGGGTGCGCGGGGTCGATCCGGCCGTGGCCGAGGAGTTCCTTCCAGGGCATGGTTCCGGGTGCGGGGGCCGTCAATGACGCCCGTGTCTCGCGCAGCTTCTTCACCGGCAGGGACAGGGCGATGCGCTTGGCCGCGGGGAAGGCCTCCAGCAGGTTGACCGAGACCACGTGGTCGATTTCGATGTCCGCCGGGAACTCGCGGACCGCGGCCGCGGCCTTGTCCCAGGCGATCACGACGCGGGCCTGGTGGTCCTCGAACTGGTGGCGGAGTTCGCGGGACGTGTACAGCGGGTTGTGCTCGACCACGACGGCGCCCAGGCGCAGCACCGCGTAGAAGGCGACGACGTGCTGCGGGCAGTTGGGCAGGATCAGGGCAACCCGGTCGCCGGCCCGGACACCGAGCCGGCGCAGGCCCTCGGCGGCCCGGTCCACCTGTTCGCCGAGCTCGGTGTAGCTGGTCCGGCGGCCGAAGAATTCCAGGGCGGGGGCGCTGCCTGCCTCCGCCACGGACCGCTCCAGCATTGCCACCAGCGACTCCGTGGGCAGTTCAATCTCGGCCGGGACCCCCGGCTGGTAGTTCTTCACCCAGGACTGCTGGTCAATATGCTCCATGCCCACATCATTTCGCGAACTGCGCGCCGGGGGCGAATTCTGGCCCGCCGCCCACCCAACTGGCGCGCAGTTGGGTGGGGACCTACAGCGCGGACCAGCCGCCGTCGGACGCGAGAATGGCACCGTTGACGTTGGTGCCGTCGTCGCTGAGCAGGAAGGTGATCGACGCCGCCAGCTGCGCCGCCGTGGCCGGGGTCGGGATGTTGGCGCCCATCAGCGGGCCCAGCCGCTCGGCGGCCAGCTGGGAGCCCCAGTCCGCCACGATGTTGGTGATAGTTGCCCCGGGTGCCACCGCATTGAAGCGCAGGCCCTTCGGCCCGTACATCACGGTGGAGTTCTTGGTCAGGCCGACGACGGCGTGCTTCGACGCGGTGTAGGCGGCACCGGCGGCGGACCCCCGCAGCCCGGCCTCGGAAGTCACGTTGACCACAGAGCCGGTGCCGGCCTCGAGCATCAACGGGACAACGGCGCGGCTCAGGCGCATCAGGGCCGTGACGTTGATCCGGAAGACCCGCTCCCAGACGGCGTCGTCCACCTCGTGGACCGGGGCAAAGTTGTCCATGATGCCCGCGACGTTCGCGAGCGCATCCACGCGCCCGCCCGCGGCGGCCACGACGGTGGCGACGGTCTCCTCGGTGGAGATGTCGCCTGCCACCGGCACAAGATCCAGGCCTGCGTTCTGGGTCACGAGGTCATCTAGGCGTTCCTTGCTGATGTCCGCCGCGACCACCCTGCCGCCCTCCTTCGCGACGCGCAGCGCGGTGGCCAGCCCGATGCCGGAGCCTGCGCCCGTAACGATCACGGTTTTGCCGGCGAAACGGCCCGGAGTGATGGTTTCCTGCCATGAAGCTTCGTTGCCCATGATGTCCTTCCAGACGTAGAGGATGGTGACGACTGCGCAAGGTCCCGCCGTCGTAGTTTGACGGGAGGGCACGCGGTTGTCCACAGTGAGTCAGTGCTCTTGAACGTTGAACAAAGCGCCCGGGGCACCTCTGCCCCCGGCAGCCGCCCGTGGCGGCAGATTGCTGCCCTCGTCGTTTTTCTCGCGGCGTCCCTGGCGGTATCGCTGCTGGGCTCCCTGCCGATCAGGATGAACGGCGGCTGGTACGCGGCGGCAGACAAGGCGCCGTGGACCCCGCCCGCCTGGATGTTCAGCTCGGCCTGGCTGGCGCTCTACGCGGCGATGGCCCTGGCGGCATGGCTCGTCTGGCGGCAGCAGCTCTTCCCGCGCCGGAAGGCCCTTACGGTCTATGCCGGCCTGCTGCTGCTGAATTTGTCGTGGCCGCTAATGTTCTTCGGCCTGTACCCGGTGCTGGGGACCGCCGCCCTGTGGCTGGCGCTGCTGGTGATCGCAGCCCACGCCGCGGTGGCGACCGTTGCCGTGCTGCGCTTCGGGCCGATCAGCACGACGGCGGGCCTGCTGATGCTGCCCTACGTTTCGTGGCTGGTGTTCTCGGCCAGCCTGAACCTGTACGCCGCGGTTCACAACTAGCTCACAGCGGAAGGACGACGGCGGGATACCCGCCGTCCTCCCCCCGTAGTCCTTGCCCCCTGCGGCCGTCAGGCGCGGACGGGTTCGGCGAGGATAGCGTCCACCTGGCCCAGCGCCCCCTTCATGCCTTCCTCCATGCCCATGGCGACGATCTTCTCCATCTGGTCCTCGGTCTCGAAGGTGGAGAGCACCGTCATCCGGGTGCGGTCACCGATCGGTTCGAGCGTCACGACGCCGTGGATCGTGCCCATCTCGGCCACCGGCTCGCCGTTGTCGTCCGAGAAGCCGTCGTCGAACGACAGGCTGTGCGGGGCATCAATGGCGACGAACCGCCACCAGCCGCGGGCCTTCTCTCCGTCGGGGCCGGTCATGTAGTAGCTGGCCTCGCCGCCCGGGACAAAGTCGTGCTTCTCGAAGGTGGCCGGCCAGGTGGGCGGCCCCCACCAGCGCTCCAGCTGGCGCGGATCCTCCCAGATCTGCCAGACACGCTCGACGCCGGCGTCAAACTCCGCGACGACGCTGAGGCTCAGCGCCTCAAGATTCTTGACTGAACTGATGACTGTCATGTCGAACCCTTCCTCTGCTTCTTCACTGGCTTCTGGTTGGCTGCATCCGGCTGGCTTGCGTGGGGTTTTGCTTCTGCAAGCAGGTCCGCGATCCGCTCGGATCGCTGCCGCCAAATGACTTCGTACTCGTCGAGCAGCCTGCGGGCCTTCTGGAGTCCGGCGTGGTTGGCCCGCACAATCTGCTCCCTTCCGCGCTTTTCCTTGGTCACCAGGGAAGCGCGTTCCAGCACCGCCACGTGCTTCTGGACGGCGGCGAAACTCATGGCGTAGAGCGCGGCGAGCCCGGAAACGGAGTACTCCCCGACCGTCACGCGGCGCACGATGTCCCGGCGGGTCGAGTCGGCGAACGCCTGGAACAGGCGGTCCACCGCTTCGTCACTCAACTGATCTACAACCATTTGGTTGTAGAATAGACCTCCGGCTCAGGGCCGTCAATGGGTTGGCGGCGCCTCACCCCATAAACGTACGGTGGACATCGCTCCCGTAGCGGCGGATGATGTCGCGCTTGGCGCTCTTAAAGGCTCCGAGGTCTCCGCCGTGCCCGTGCTGTTCCGCACGGCGCCGGGCGAGTTCGTCCGCGATCACGTCCAGGAAGAGCTCTGCCAGCAACAGCCGGGCTGAATCGCGGAATCGGCCGCGGCCGTCGACGTACAGCTGGACCGTGGGGGCCGCGGTGTTGATGATGACTATCCGTTCCTCGCTGCTGTAGACGGCCCGGTCGGCACTGTTGTGCAGGCTGCGGAACTCATACCCGGTGAAGAGGTCGACGCCATGGTCCCGGACGGGGCGGTGGCCCTCCCGGTGCGCCGTCCCCTGCGGCGCCGCCTGCTGCGCAGCAGGGGTCGCAGCTGCGCCGACGGCCGCCGGTCCTTGGGCGGCCGGTTCTTTGGTGGCCGCCGGGTGCGGCGGCTGCTCTGCGCCGCGGTGCGAGGCGTGCTCGGCGATGACGATTTCGCACAGTGCCCAGTAATCACCGGCCCGGGCCGTGACTTCGCCCCGGCCGCCGGACCGCTCCCCCGTGACGGCCCACTCCAGCCGCCGCGTCTGCCCCAGCGCGGCAACGGCCACCGGCTCCGGGGCGGGCTCCATCCTGATCGAGTCGGGCAGGTCCACCTCGAAGGTGAGCGTGCCGCCGTCGGGCAAACGGGACGGGTCCAGCAGAAGCGACACATGGAACGGGCGCCCCGGCGGACGGTAGTAAAACGGAGTGGTGAAGCGCAGCGCCGCGGGTTGGTCCCCGGACGGGAGACCGGGCCCGGGCTCCGGCGCGGTCTCCAGCCCCAGGTCAACGACGGCGGCCTCGTTCATGTGCTGCAGCAGCTGTTCGATCATTTCTGCGGTGCGGCCGGAGGTGGTGGCGCGCTCCAGATGCGTGAGCTTCTCTTTCTCGGCCTGCACCGCGTCGGCGAGCATCCGGCTGACGGCCCGGGTGAAGGATGCTACGAAGGGATCCCGGGGGTTCAGGCCCTCGCGCTCGTCGCTGATGACCGCCCGGCCGCGGCCCAGCATGCCGATCAGGGCGTCGCAGCGCACCGCGCCGAAGAGGTATTCAGTGCCCACCTGGTTTTCGAAGTCGAACAGCTGGCAGTCCAGGACGGCCTGCCCGGAGAGGACGATGAGGCCGTTGGTGCGTTCGTCGCCCTTGAGTGTCAGTTCGGTGTCCGTGGCGCGTTTGAGCGTGAGGACGAAAGGGTACTCCTGGCCCTCAAAGCTGACACTGCCCGGCAGATCCGGGCCGAGCAGCAGTGCCGCCGGCGGCTCCCGGAACCGGACCGGCTCGCGGTGGTATTCGACCGTTCCCGGGTGCCCGTGCTCCAGCTCGATGCTCCGGCGGCCCAGCACTCCGCGCAGGTAGATGTTGTCGGCAAGGGACTCCAGCAGGGTGCTGTACTGGGTGATCCGGACGTGGGGATTGTCGACGACGACCGTCACCCGGGTGCCGCTGGCGTCAGGCGCTTCGTCGACGCCGAGCCGGGCATAGTCTGCCGGGAAAGCGCGCCGGTCCTCGCCGCCGTCGTCGTAGAGATAACCGCCGTTCTCGCCGCGGAAGACGTCGATCCGGGTGAACCGGCCGCCCTGGATGGTCTCGATCCAGCCGTGGCCCAGGCCGAAGATCGCCTGTTTGAGGCCGCGGCCGAAGTACCCCCGGCCGTCGCCCTCGCCGCGCGCGAGGGGACTGTGCGCACCGCCGTAGCTGAGGATCCTGCCGGCCTGTTCGAAGGACATGCCCTCCGCCTGGTCACTGACCATGATCACCGCGCCGGTATGGTGCCGCTCGTACCGCACGTCGATCCGGCCGCTGGCGTGCGCACCGGTTCGTTCGAGGCGGGCGTAGCTGTCGTCGCTGTTGGTGACCAGCTCCACCAGCGCCTTTTCCACCGAGGCGAAGCGCCGCGAGTCGATTCCAATCACGCGCTGGTCCACTTGGATTTCGGCAACCGTCATGCTGATTCCCTCGCTTACACCTGAAGCTGGTGCGCACCGTCGGTGAACCTGCGGCACTGCACCGGGCCGTTATCTGGAGCGTAGCAGTTCCGCGCTATCTGGGACGGGTGTGCGACGACGACCGGTTCTCTCCTTCCCTCAGGCTTCGGGGATGACCATGGCGAAGCGCTCCTCGCGGGCTTCGTCGGGGTCGGGGCCGCTCCGCCTGCCGGTGTGGAGCGCATCCAGGCCGGCGAGTTCGTCGGCGCTGAGTTCGAAGTCGAACACGTCGAAGTTCTCGGCGATGCGGGCCGGATTCGTTGATTTCGGAATGGCTGAGCGTCCCTGCTGAAGGTGCCACCGAAGCATCACCTGTGCAGGGGTCTTGCTGTGCTTCTGGCCGATGGCGCCGATCGTGGCGTCCGCCATCACGTTCTTGCGGTCCTCGCCCCACCCCGGGTAGAACGTAATCCCTCCGATCGGCGACCAGGCCTGGGTGAGGATCCCGTGCCCGGCGTCGGCCGCCTGTACGTCCGGCTGGGTGAAGTAGGGGTGCAGCTCGACCTGGTTCACGGCCGGGATGACGTCGGTGGACTCAAGCAGCTGCTTCAGGTGGTGCGGCATGAAGTTGCTGACACCGATCGCCCGGACGCGTCCGTCACCGAGCAGGGTTTCCAGCGCCTTGTAGGCCGCGATGGTTTTTTCGAACCGGTCAGGGGCGGGCTGGTGCAGGATGAACAGGTCGAGGTAGTCGACGCCGAGCTTGCCTGCCGCCTTGTCCCAGGCGTGCAGGGTCTGGTCGTAGCCGTAGTCACTAACCCAGACCTTGGTCTCGATGAACACCTCCGCACGGTCCAGGCCGGAGTTGTGGATGCCTTCGCCAACCTGCCGCTCGTTGCCATACGCGGCGGCAGTGTCGATGTGCCGGTAGCCGGTGGCCAGGGCGGCCTCGACCGCCACAGTGGTCTGCTCTGGCGGGCTTTGGAAGACGCCGAGGCCGAGGGCTGGCATCGTGACGCCGTTGTTGAGTGTGAGTTCCATGTTCATGCCTTTCACGGTATCGAGGTGTTCGGTGTCGTGGGAGTTCATATCAGTACCCCCATCACGTGCCCGGCGGCGGGTCAGCGGGCAGGCTCGGCCTCAGGTGAAGGCACTGCCGCCCGGGGTGTCCTGCGCCGTTGCGCCGCCAGGTCCGCCGGCACGATGAGGGCCGCGGTGACAACAAGGGCGAGAAGCAGCAGGACGCTGCCCGTGCTGAGGGCGGCGCTGACCTGCGCGGCCAAGTGGGCGGTAGTGGGACCGGCGGGGACCGTCGCCGCGGCCGCGACCGCTATGGCAAGCCCCAGGCAGGTGCCCACCTGGTGGAAGGTGTTCACCAGCCCCGAGGCGGCGCCGGCGTCGGCCACGGGGGCGCCGATGATGCCGAAGGAGGTCAGCGGCGCAAACGCGAGCCCCTGGCCCGCGCCAATGAGGACCATCGGCAGCGCCACCCCGGTCTGATAGCCGGAGCCGACCCCGACCCGGCTGAGCCAGAACATCCCGGCGAGGGTGATCAGGATGCCGGCCGCGAGTGGAATCGAACCCGGCATCCTGCCCAGCAAGCGGGGGACGCTCATTGCGACGGCGAAGTTGACCGCGGTCATTGGCAGGAACCCGAGGCCGGCCTGGAGCGGATCGAAGCCCAGCACTTCCTGCAGGAACAGGGTGGTAAAGAAGAAGAACGCGATCATCGCGCCCAGATACAGGAATCGGGCCACGTAGGCCCCGGCCCGGCGGCGGCTCCCGAACAGGCGCAGCGGCATGATGGGCTGGGCAGCCCGGCGTTCGATCAGGACAAACACAATCAGCAGGACGACGCCGGCGCTGACAGCCGTGAGCGTAACAGGCGAGTCCCAGCCGGCGTCGGCGGTGTTGATGATGCCGAACACCAGGGCGCCGAGGCCGAACGTCGCGCTGAGTGTTCCGAACAGGTCAAAGCGGCCGCGGGCCCGGTCCGATTCCGGGAGGAATCGCGGGGCAAGGACTGTCATCGCGGCGCCGATGGGCACGTTGACGAAGAACCCGGCGCGCCAGGAAATCCAGTGCGCCAGCGCGCCGCCAACCACCAGGCCAAGGCTGGCGCCAATTCCTGCGGTTGCGCCATACAACGCCACCGCCCGGGTGCGCTCCCGTCCTTCCGGGAAGCTCGCCGTGAGCAGTGAGAGCGAAGCGGGCGCCACGATCGCGGCGCCGATGCCCTGGATCGCGCGGCCGGTGATGGCCCACCATCCGGCTGGTGCCAGTCCGATCAGCAATGACGCGATCGAGAAAACCAGCAGTCCGAAGACGAAGGTGCGGCGCCGGCCGAGCAGGTCTCCGGCCCTGGCGCCGAGGAGCAGCAGGCCGCCAAAGACCAGGGTGTACGCATCCTGGACCCACGACAGTTCACCGGCGCTCAGCCGCAGCTCTGCCTGCAGGCTTGGCAGAGCGGTGAAAATGACCGAGTTGTCCAGCAGGATCATGAAGTAGCTGACGAGGATGATCGCCAGGATCGCTGCGGGGCGGGGAGCGATCGCGGGTGCAGGTTTCATGCGTTCAATGCAACCGTGATCTCCCACCGCCGGGGAGTCACGGTTGTTCAGGGTAACGGCAGACCCTCCCTCGACCCGTGGCTGCGGCGTAGCGTGGAAGCCATGACAAACAGTGACGACGTGCGGAAGTTCCTGACCTCCCGCCGCGCAAGGATCACGCCGGATGAGGCCGGGCTGCCAGCCTACGGCGGGAACCGGCGTGTCACCGGCCTGCGCCGCGAGGAAGTGGCGATGCTCGCCGGGATGAGCATCGATTACTACATCCGCCTCGAGCGGGGAAACCTCTCCGGCGCCTCCGACAGCGTCCTCGAGGCCCTCGCCCGGGCCCTGAAGCTCGACGACGCCGAAACGGCCCACCTTTTCGATCTGGCCCGCGCTGCCACGGCCGCTCCCCGGGTGCGGCGGAAGCGCAGCCCGCAGACAGTGCGGCCGAGCGTGCAACGCGTCATCGACGCGGTCACGGCCGCGCCGGCCTGGGTCCGCAACGACCGCGGGGACGTCCTGGCCGCCAACGAGCTGGGCCGTGCGCTTTACCTGGATTTGATGGCTGAACAGACCACCCCGCCGAACAGCGCGCGGTTCACCTTCCTGAACCCGAAGGCGCGGGACTTCTTTTCCGATTGGGAACGCGCGGCGGATGACATTGTCGCTGTGCTGCGCTCCGCGGCAGGGAAGAATCCGTACGACAAGGACCTCACGGACCTGATCGGGGAGCTCTCTACCCGCAGCGAGGAGTTCCGCACCCGGTGGGCCCGGCACGATGTGAAATACCACCGCACCGGCCGAAAGCGGCTCCACCACCCGATCGTTGGGGACCTTGACTTGGCCTTTGAAGCGCTTGAACTGCCGGCCGACCCGGGGCTGCGCATCAACGTCTACACGGCAGATCCCGGCACACCGTCCGAGGATGCGCTGAAAGTCCTTGCCAGCTGGGCCGCCACCCAGCGCGAAACGGCGCGAGCCGTCGTCGGGAAGAACGCATGAGCCCTGGGTCGATGAGGCAAGAGCGGGAGGTCGTGCCGGGCTGATCCTGGGGATCTAGCCGGGACTCAGCGGGAGCGGGGCACCGGCGCCGTGGCCTCGTGTTGGTCGTGTGCAAGGCCGCCGGGGCTGCGGACGAACCCGCTGAGCCACGCCACGGCGTCGTCCCGTGAAGTGAAAAATTCGTGCGGGTACTGCGTGTCCCGGCTGGTTGCCGCAGCCACGACGCGGTCCACCGCGCTGGATCCCAGGACGGCAATGGCGAGCACATCGGCCGACTTGGCAAACTCGTACCGGGCCGCGGCGCTGATCTCCACGTCCGTCATGACCGAGAGCATCGGCATCCGCCCGGCCTGGGCCAGCAGCGCCGTGGCCCGCATGGCGTCCCGGGCGTCGACGACGTCCACGAACGAACCCGGGGCCCAGACAGATTCAATGATTCCGCCATTGACGCAGAGGGAGTTCTTCCCGCTCGCAGCAAGGATTGGTTCTGGCGTCATTTGGCCCAGTCTAGGCGCGTTGTGGCCACACAACGGGGCAACACGGCGCAGTAGGCACACTGCCGCACCACCCGGCAGATAGTCAGCTTGCTGTTCACCATCGCTCCATGCGGGGTTCATTACCAGTAAGTAACTTGGGGATGTCCCAGAGATCCGACCTTTGAGAGGCTCCCCATGAGCACCCCCCGCGCCCGAAGCATCCTGATGGCCGCCGCAACCATGGTCCTGGCCGTGTCCGCAATCGGCGGCACCGCTGCCGCCGAGGCTGCGGGCAATAACGCTCAGAACGGAACCAACGACGCCGGTACGCACCACGAAACGACCACCGCACTGGCCGACGCGTTCAACGGCGTCGACCGCAACACGAAATGGCAGCAGACGTCCAAGCTGAAGCTGGACTTCCCGACCTACCACACCGAGGGAATCGCCTTCAGCGAGGACCACATCTTCCTCTCGGCCGTCCAGATCACCGAGCCCACCACCAAGTTCGCGACGCCGCAAAACGGCTTCGACCGGACCCCCGGCAAGGGCATCGGCCACCTGTTCGTCATGGACAAGGCCGGAAAACTGCAAAAGGACATCACCCTTG
The nucleotide sequence above comes from Arthrobacter sp. KBS0702. Encoded proteins:
- a CDS encoding MBL fold metallo-hydrolase; translation: MGAPAIDFTSVVPRPGTLDVSWIHGSESAKHNTDPDIQVHAYDEHTFVLRQNMAVNYEAPFMFLLFGNARAVLIDTGATAAAEFFPLRRVVDGLMEAWLAAHPRDGYGLLVLHTHPHGDHVAGDGQFAGRPGTLVVDAGQPSAWDFFGFEDDDGGGPPARVDLGGRVLQCWPSPGHHSAAVTFYDRYTGFLLTGDTVYPGRLYIHDWPAFVRTIDLLVRFCAANPVSHVLGCHIEMTGAPGVDYPVYTTYQPDEPPLQMTVDQLGDLRRAIDEVDGRPGRHVFPDFVLCMDGD
- a CDS encoding DUF1992 domain-containing protein; protein product: MSGGGGSAFRRRVERAAELRSIRASGSTVQENDELSAAEEELRQKRAAVDDAAKAEYLIRDAMAQGKFDNLKYAGKPVPGLGEVYDPDWWVKGLLQRENITGLGPTAILLRTEDAALDDRLDEQFSEKQVRDILADFNTRVIDARRQLQGGPPVVTRTRDVDAELARWRERRAALAAAAAAAAPEPEPRRPWWRRLGSRG
- the arfB gene encoding alternative ribosome rescue aminoacyl-tRNA hydrolase ArfB, producing MDLEVPPALTIPASELGWRFSRSSGPGGQHVNTSDSRVELSWNVAESGVLSDGQRLRLVTRLGQRLVDGVLTVSASERRSQLRNREIALAKLSALVAEGLAPEPARRRATKPTRASNRRRLAAKEQRAATKQQRRRPPAE
- a CDS encoding SRPBCC domain-containing protein yields the protein MTVISSVKNLEALSLSVVAEFDAGVERVWQIWEDPRQLERWWGPPTWPATFEKHDFVPGGEASYYMTGPDGEKARGWWRFVAIDAPHSLSFDDGFSDDNGEPVAEMGTIHGVVTLEPIGDRTRMTVLSTFETEDQMEKIVAMGMEEGMKGALGQVDAILAEPVRA
- a CDS encoding long-chain-fatty-acid--CoA ligase; amino-acid sequence: MEHIDQQSWVKNYQPGVPAEIELPTESLVAMLERSVAEAGSAPALEFFGRRTSYTELGEQVDRAAEGLRRLGVRAGDRVALILPNCPQHVVAFYAVLRLGAVVVEHNPLYTSRELRHQFEDHQARVVIAWDKAAAAVREFPADIEIDHVVSVNLLEAFPAAKRIALSLPVKKLRETRASLTAPAPGTMPWKELLGHGRIDPAHPRPAVTDLAAIQYTSGTTGRPKGAMLTHFNLYANALQGEAWMAGAEYRKEVFYAILPMFHAFGMTLYLTYGIRKQGLLVLFPKFDPDLVLAAMKKSPATIYCAVPPIYERTAMAAKEKGVSLRSCKYCISGAMNLPDHVVELWESVSGGLLVEGYGMTESSPVALGNPFHPTRRTGTIGVPFPSTLMKVVDLENPAVEVPQGQPGELLIKGPQVFQGYWNNPEETAKTLTADGWLRTGDVVTVDEDGFTTVVDRAKELIITGGFNVSPTEVEAVLRLHPDVRDAAVVGKPLERGGELVVAAVELEPGTALDEEALRLHCREHLAGYKVPRRIVPIQDLPRSMLGKILRKQVREQVLPGL
- a CDS encoding SDR family NAD(P)-dependent oxidoreductase → MGNEASWQETITPGRFAGKTVIVTGAGSGIGLATALRVAKEGGRVVAADISKERLDDLVTQNAGLDLVPVAGDISTEETVATVVAAAGGRVDALANVAGIMDNFAPVHEVDDAVWERVFRINVTALMRLSRAVVPLMLEAGTGSVVNVTSEAGLRGSAAGAAYTASKHAVVGLTKNSTVMYGPKGLRFNAVAPGATITNIVADWGSQLAAERLGPLMGANIPTPATAAQLAASITFLLSDDGTNVNGAILASDGGWSAL
- a CDS encoding TspO/MBR family protein, giving the protein MLLNVEQSARGTSAPGSRPWRQIAALVVFLAASLAVSLLGSLPIRMNGGWYAAADKAPWTPPAWMFSSAWLALYAAMALAAWLVWRQQLFPRRKALTVYAGLLLLNLSWPLMFFGLYPVLGTAALWLALLVIAAHAAVATVAVLRFGPISTTAGLLMLPYVSWLVFSASLNLYAAVHN
- a CDS encoding helix-turn-helix transcriptional regulator; this translates as MVVDQLSDEAVDRLFQAFADSTRRDIVRRVTVGEYSVSGLAALYAMSFAAVQKHVAVLERASLVTKEKRGREQIVRANHAGLQKARRLLDEYEVIWRQRSERIADLLAEAKPHASQPDAANQKPVKKQRKGST